The segment CGCCGAGGAATTCCTCGACGCGGGCTTTCGCGAAGACTTCGACGGCCGCAATATCTGCATCGTCGAATGGCCGGAAAAAGCCGAACCGGTGCTGCCGCCGGCCGACCTGAATATTTATTTGAACGTTGCGGGTACAGGACGTGATGTAGAATTGCAAGCGTCTTCTGAATTGGGTCTGTCATGCCTTCACCGTCTCAAATTCGCCCCGAACCTTTGATCTCCTCGCCCATCACCCGGCGCACGGTCCTCAAGGCCGGCGGCACCCTGCTGTTGTCCGTGTTCGCGCCCATGTCGGCGATGGCGGCGCAAATTCTCGCCGTGCGCGTCTGGCCGGCCGAAGACTATACGCGCGTCACCCTGGAAAACGACAGCATCCTCAAGGCGACCCACTTCATCGTCAAGGACCCGGAACGCCTGGTGGTCGACATCGAAGGCCTGGAACTCAATCCCACCTTGAAGGGCCTGGTGGCGAAGATCCAGTCGAACGACCCGTACATCAAGCAGGTGCGCGTGGGCCAGAACCGGCCCAACGTCGTGCGCCTGGTCTTCGACCTGAAAGAGGAAGTCACGCCGCAGCTGTTTACCCTGCCGCCGGCCGGCTCCTACAACCACCGGTTGATCTTCGACCTGTATCCCGTGCGCGAACCGGACCTGATCGCGCAGATGATCGAAAAGGGCGACTGGTCGAGCGACCCGGCCAAGCCGCCCATGGCCGACACGCATACGCCGCCGCCCGCGCTGCCCCTGCCCGAGAGCGGCAAGCCGCCCGTGGCCGTCGCGCCGGTAACGCCGGTCGTGCCGCCCGTGCCCGACGTGCGCCCGGAACAGCGCCCCGAAGCGCGTCCACAGCCGGGCCAGAAAGTGGTGCGCATGATTACCATCGCCCTCGATCCCGGCCACGGCGGCGAAGACCCGGGCGCCATGGGCAGCCGGGGCAGCCGCGAAAAAGACGTGGTGCTGGCCATCGCCAAGCGCCTCAAGACCAAGCTGGAATTGCAGCCGAACATGCGCGTCATGCTCACGCGCGACGCCGACTTCTTCGTCCCGCTGGGCATGCGCGTGGAAAAGGCGCGCAAGGTGCAGGCCGACCTGTTCGTCTCCATCCACGCCGACGCCTTCATCCAGCCGACGGCGCGCGGCTCGTCCGTCTTCGTGCTGTCCGAAAAGGGCGCCACCTCGACGGCCGCGCGCTGGCTGGCCAACAAGGAAAACCAGGCCGACCTGATCGGCGGCGTGAACGTGAAGAACCACGACAAGCAGCTGGCCAGCGTGCTGCTCGATTTGTCGACGACGGCGCAGATCAATGACAGCATGAAGCTGGGCAAGGCCGTACTGCGTGAAATCGGCGGCATCAACCGCCTGCACAAGGGTTCCGTCGAGCAGGCCGGCTTCGCCGTGCTCAAAGCGCCCGACATCCCTTCCATCCTGATCGAGACGGCCTTCATTTCGAACCCGGAAGAAGAAGCCAAGCTGACCGACAACGGCTACCAGGACCAGATGGCCGACGCCATCGTCACGGGCATCAAGAATTACTTTGCCAAGAATCCGCCGCTGGCGAAAAGCCGCCTGACCTGACATGAAAGCCTAGCATGAGCGAGAGTATCTTTGGCCAGCTGCCAGCCGTGACCATCCGCGCCGCCGACGGCGCGCAGGCGACCGTTACCCTGTACGGCGGCCACCTGGTGTCGTGGCAAACCAGCGATGGCCAGGAGCGCCTGTTCTGCAGCAGCGCATCGAGTCTCGACGGCAGCCGCGCCATCCGCGGCGGCGTGCCCGTGATCTTCCCCCAGTTCGGCGCGCGCGGCACGGGCATGCGCCACGGCTTTGCGCGCGTGGCGACGTGGCAGCTGGACTCGACGGGCGAAGCCGATGGCGCCGCATGGGCGCAATTTGTCCTGACCCAGGCCGATTTGCCGGAAGCGATCGCCGCCAGCTGGCCGTGGGCCTTCACCCTGCGCCTGCGCGTGGCCGTCAAGGCGCAGGCGCTGGAGCTGGACCTGTCCGTTCACAACACGGGCGAGCAGGCGTTTCCGTTCTCGGCGGCCCTGCATACGTATTTTGCGATCGATGATTTGAGCGAAGCGCGCATCAAGGGCTTGCAGCGCGTGCGCTATTCGGACGAGACGCCGCAAGATGCCTTGCAGGCGGAAGAAGTACTGCAATTTTCGGACAAGCTTGACCGCATCTACTACCAGCTGCCGGGCGCCTTGAGCCTGCAGTCTGGCGGCCATACCTTGCGCCTGGAGCAGCAGGGCTTTACGGACGCCGTCGTGTGGAACCCGGGCGCGCAAGACGCGGCCGCCCTGCCCGACCTGGCCGACGGCGAGCAGCCGCGCTTCATCTGCATCGAGCCGGCCCTGATCCAGCCCGACCTGCTGGCCGCCGGTGCCGAATGGACCGGGCGCCAGCAGCTGTCATTTATTTAATTTGATTCCTTGATGATGCGTCCATTGCCCGGCTGGATCGGGCGCGCATTCAGGGGATACAAACGGCTGAACAGCGCCATCTGCGCCGGCGACGCCTGCACCGGCTGCTTCATCACCATCCACAGCACGCCTTCGCTGCAAGGCGGCTCCGTCATCGATCCCATGTAGGTGTAGTAATCGCGCCGCGCCGGCAGCATCTCGGCCGGGTCGAGCAGAATGGTCGGCTGCATGGTCTCGAATTTTTCCAGCGGCAGGTTGTTCCACACGGTCTGGATGGTCGCTTGCGGCGCACCGCGTTCCAGCAGCAGCGCCAGCACGGCTTGCCGCCCTTCCGCGTCGCGGTGCACGAGGTGCACCACCATCTCGAACGCCTTGCCATTGATGCGCTCTTCGGACGGACGGTGGAAATGGAATTGCTGCAGCTCGAACATGCGGTTCTGCACCGTGATGTAATTGCCGCCGCTCACACCCACCTGCACCGTGTGGCCATTGTCGACCACGTTGAATGACGACGGATGGTAGTCAAAGCTGATCTGCTCGAGTTCCACCTTCATGCCATCGCGGATATCGATCGGCGACTGGCGGTTGCCATTGCCGCACTTGCCCCAATCGACATTGATCTTGCTCCAGTTGGCCGGGCCGCTGTCGCCCTCGTACGACCAGTGCGTGCCGCGCGGCACGGGCGGCGGTGGCGGCGGCGCGGCCTTCACCACGGCGGCGCGCTTGGCGCGGGCGGCGGCGCGGGCCGCCTGGGTGGCGCGCATTTCCGCCAGGCGCGCGGCGATGCGTTCGGACAGGTCGACTTCGGCCGCTTCTTCCTTCTCGCGCGCCGTGGGCGCGACGACGACAGGCGTCTTGGCCTCCTTGCCCTTCACCGATTCGGTCAGGGTTTTCATGGCGGCCGCGCGCGCCGACGCCGACATGGGCGCGGATGCGGTGGCGCTCGCCGGGGCGGGGGCATCTTTGGCGCTTGCCATGGCCGCCATCGCGGCAAGGCTGCAAGCTAACAGGGCGCTCAAATGTCGCATGGAAATCCAGAAAGTGAGAATACCCTCTGGTTTACGGCTGGAAAGCAACAAAACTTGAATCAGGGCAGGAGCAAAACAGAAGTAGCGAAGAGAAAACGGGATCCAGGGCCAGCTGCGGACGGCGCCGCAGCATGCTTGCCCTGGATCTTTGCAGCAATTACGCCGACTTGCCGACCATGCGCTTGTAGAGTTTCCACAAGCCGCCCAGCACCACCGGCACGACGGCGGCGCCGACACCGATCAGCACGATCAAGGTCAGGTGGTCGCGGATCCACGGGATATTGCCGAAGAAGTAGCCGGCCGTCACCAGACCGACCACCCACAACAGGGCGCCCGTCACGTTGTACATCTGGAAGCGCGTATGCGTCATGTCGGAAATGCCGGCCACGAACGGGGCGAAGGTGCGCACCACCGGCACGAAGCGGGCCAGGATGATGGTCTTGCCGCCGTGCTTTTCAAAGAATTCATGCGTGCGGCGCATGGCGTCCTTGTTGATCCAGCGGTAATCGTGGGTAAACACCCTTTGCCCGATGGCCTCGCCTATCCAGTAATTGAGCGTGTTCCCCGTGACGGCGGCCGTCACCAGCAAGGCGATCAGCAAGCCCAGGTGCATCTGTCCCGTCGCGCAAAACGCGCCGGCGATAAACAGCAAGGTATCCCCAGGGAAGAAAAACAGCACCACGAGGCCTGTCTCGCAAAAAATAATGGCAAACAGCACCGCATACACGAGGGTACCGTACTGCTCGATCAAGAGACCCAGCGTCTTGTCGACATGCACGATCATGTCGAGGAATTGCACAAAATCCATATATTTTTCCCTAAAGGTAGCGGCGGAATCATACACCACCCGGCCAGCGCAACGGCAGTCCCCGGGCCGATATTTCTGCATTAATTATGCGGCGCCCTTGCGCGTGTGGCAATTTAAGTAAAGGTTAAGGAAAAGCCATATCGGCAGGCAAGTGCCAGGATTGCCATCGGCAATGTTTTTCCAACGAAATATTGCCATTCCGGTATACACTTTCCGCACGGCGCAACCCGCGCCGACCAGGAGAAAACATGTATCGACACCCACTGAGCGGCCTGACCATGGCCACCGTACTGGGCCTTGCACAGCTGGCTGCCCACGCGGCGCCCGTCCAGATCAAGGCACCCGCCGAATTGCCCGCCAAAGCGACCTTGGCCGACGTGATCAAGGCCTCGAAGCCGTCCGACTGGCGCCCGCTGGACCCGGACAACACACTGTACCTGGACATTCCCGCCGGCCGCGTGGTGATCGAACTGGCGCCGGACTTCGCGCCGAAACACGTGGCCAACATCAAGGCCCTGGTGGCGGAACAGTATTACGACGGCCTGGCCATCACGCGCGCGCAGGACAACTGGGTGGCACAGTGGGGCGATCCGAACGAGAAAAATCCCAAGCCGATCCAGCATGCGCAGCGCACCCTGCCCGGCGAATTCACGGTACCGCTGAAAAACGTCAAGAGCTTCACGCGCCTGCCGGACGCCGACGGCTATGCGCCGCAAGTGGGCCATTCGAACGGTTTCCCATCCGCGCGCGATCCGAAAACGGGCACGGCCTGGCTCACGCATTGCTATGCCACCGTGGGCGTGGGCCGCGACAGCGCCAGCGACAGCGGCGGCGGCACGGAGCTGTACGCCGTCATCGGCCAGTCGCCGCGCCACCTGGACCGCGACATCACCGTCGTCGGCAGGGTCGTCTCCGGCATGCCATTGCTGTCCACCCTGCCACGCGGAACGGGCCCCATGGGCTTTTATGACAGCCCCGAGAACAACGTGCCGATCAAGGCCATCCGCCTGGCCGCCAGCGTGCCTCCCGAACAGCGTGCGAACCTGGAAGTGATGCGCACCGACAGCGCAGCCTACCAGGCCGTGCTGGAAGCCCAGCGCCACCGCGGCGGCCCGTGGAGCAAGGTCACGGCCGGCCACGTCGACGTGTGCAATGCGCCGATACCGGTGCGGGAGGTGGGGAAATAAAGCAACCCGAAAGGCAAGTTCTGGGGTCGTACCCTCAGGGTACGACCCCGGCCTTCGTTTGGGTTTCGGGCATCAGCACAGCAGCGCCTCCACTTGCGAACCCGTTATAATCAGCGCATGAACGCTCCCATCACGCCCCACCGCCCTATCCAGGCCTTGCCTGACCAGCTGATTTCGCAAATCGCCGCCGGCGAGGTGGTCGAGCGGCCGTCCGCCGTCGTCAAGGAACTGCTGGAAAACGCGCTCGACTCGGGCGCCACGCAGATCACGGTGCGGCTGGAAGAAGGGGGCGTGAAACGCATCGCGATTACCGACAACGGCCGCGGCATCGACAAGGATCAGCTGCCGCTGGCCCTGGCGCGTCACGCCACGTCGAAGATCGCCTCGCTGCACGACCTGGAAAACGTGGGCACGCTGGGCTTTCGCGGCGAGGCGCTGGCGTCCATCGCCTCGGTGGCCGCCGTCACCGTGACCTCGCGCACGATGGATGCGGCCCATGCGTGGGAAATCGTCGGCTCGCACAATGGCAGCGTCTCGCCGTCGTCGGGCGCGCACGGCACCACGGTCGACGTGCAAGACCTGTATTTCAACACGCCCGCGCGGCGCAAATTCCTCAAATCGGAGCAGACGGAATACGGCCACTGCGCCGAAGTCGTGCGCCGCATCGCGCTGGCGCGCCCGGACGTGTCGTTCTCGCTGTCGCACAATGGCCGCACCATCGACCAGTGGAATATCAGCGAGCTGGCCAAGCGCAGCGCCCACATCCTCGGCAACGACTTCGCCGAAGCGCGTCTGGCGCTGGACGAGTCGGCCGGCAGCCTGCGCATCCACGGCTTTGCCGGCTTGCCGACGGCATCGAAGGCGCGCGCCGATGGCCAGTTCTTTTATGTCAACGGACGCTTCGTGCGCGACAAGCTGCTCGTGCACGCCGTGCGCATGGCCTACCAGGACGTGCTGCATGGCGACCGTTTTCCATCGTACGTGCTGGCGCTCGACCTCGACCCGGCCCTGGTCGACGTCAACGTGCACCCGTCGAAGATCGAAGTGCGCTTCCGCGACAGCCGTTCCGTACACCAGTTCGTCTTCCACGCCGTGCAGCGCGCGCTGGCGCAGACGTCGGCCACGGCCTTCGGCAGCGTGCCTGCCCCCCTGCCGGCCGCTTCCAGCCTGAGCGGCGATACGGCGGGCGCGGGCTTGGGTGGCCCCGGCATCTGGCGCCGCGAGCAGACGCAGACCTCGTTCGGCGCGCAATTCACGAACACCTTTGCGCCCGCCTCGCCCGGCGCGGCCCGTCCCTTCTTTGCCGACGCGCCGGGCGTAGCCCAGGACACGGCGGCCTATGGCGCCCTGTTCGGCGGCGGCGCAGGTGCCGCCAACTCGCCGATCACGCAGGTGGAACCGTATATCGCCTCGCCCGAAGCGATGGCGCGCGAAGAGTATCCGCTGGGTTTTGCCCTGGCCCAGCTGCACGGCATCTACATCCTGGCCCAGAACACCAAGGGCCTGGTGCTGGTCGACATGCACGCGGCGCACGAGCGCATCCTGTACGAGCAGCTGAAAAACGCGCTGCAGGCGCAAGTGTCGGGCCAGGACATGCAGGTACAATCGTTGCTGATCCCCGTCACCTTCTATGCGGACGCCATCGAAGTGTCGACGGCGAATGAAAACCAGGAGACCTTGAAAGCGCTGGGCTTCGACATCGCCGCCCTGTCGCCCACCACCCTGGCCGTGCGCAGCGTGCCGACCCTGCTGAAAAACGCGGACGCGCAAACCCTGGCGCGCGACGTGCTGCGCGACGTACGCGAATACGGCGGCTCGCGCGTGCTGATCGAGCGCCAGAACGAATTGCTGGGCACCCTGGCCTGCCACACGGCCGTGCGCGCCAACCGGATCTTGTCGATACAGGAAATGAACGCCCTGCTGCGCCAGATGGAGAGCACGGAACGGGCCGACCAGTGCAACCATGGCCGGCCGACCTGGGTGCAGGTCGAGATCAACGCGCTCGACAAACTGTTCCTGCGCGGCCAATAATTCCAACCCCAACGGCAAGGGCTGGGGTCGGACCCTCAGGGTCCGACCCCGGTATTTTGACGTTGGGGTGTGCATCACACAAAACATAGAGCACCATGACAAACACTCCACACCTCCCCCTGGCCGTCGCCATCATGGGCCCCACGGCCAGCGGCAAGACGGCCAGTGCGCTGGCCATCGCGCAAGCGATCCCGTCGGAGATCATTTCCGTCGATTCCGCCCTCGTCTACCGGGGCATGGATATCGGCACGGCCAAGCCGTCGAAGGAAGAACTGGCCGCCGTACCGCATCATCTGATCGACATCATCGACCCGCTCGACGCCTATTCCGTGGCGCAGTTCCGCAACGACACCCTGCGCCTGGTGAGCGAAATCTCCGCGCGCGGCAAGCTGCCGCTGCTCGTCGGCGGCACCATGCTGTACTTCAAGGGCCTGGCCGATGGCCTCGACGACTTGCCCGGCGCTGATCCTGCCTTGCGCGCCCAACTGGAAGAAGACGCGGCCGCCATCGGCTGGCCCGCCATGCATGCGCGCCTGGCGCAGCAAGACCCCGTCACGGCCGCGCGCCTGGCGCCGCAGGACGCGCAGCGCATCGGCCGCGCGCTGGAAATCATTGCCCTGTCCGGCCAGCCCATGTCGGCCCTGCTGGCCCGGCGCGAAAAGACCGTGCTGCCGTTCCGGTTGCAATCGTTCGCGCTGGAACCGTCGGACCGCGCCGTGCTGCATGCGCGCATCGCCACGCGCTTCGACCTGATGCTGAAAGACGACGCCCTGCTCGATGAAGTGGATGGGTTGCGCCGGCGCGGCGACCTGCACCCGGGTTTGCCGTCGATGCGCTGCGTGGGCTACCGCCAGGCCTGGGACTACCTCGATGGCCGCATCGACCGCGCCGCCTTGCGCGAGACGGGCATCATCGCCACGCGCCAGCTGGCCAAGCGCCAGCTGACCTGGTTACGGGCTATGCCGGAACGCATCGTCATCGACTGCCTGGGCCCTGATCCGGCCTCGTCCATGCTGGCACAAATTGTCCCTTTGCTGAAATAAGCATCGCCACACAACAACTGGCCAAGCGCTAGGCTCGACTTAGGCTACGCTCAATGCCGGAACGCATTGTCATCGATTGCCTGGGCGCTGATCCGGCCTCGTCCATGCTGGCGCAGATCCAGCCGTTGATGAAATAATCATGAACGCTGTAACACACAAAAAATCCACAGATTTTTCATGGCCAGCATTGACAAGGAAATGGGAAGACTGGATAATGCTCGGCTGTTGGGTGATATAGCTCAGTTGGTTAGAGCACAGCATTCATAATGCTGGGGTCGGTGGTTCAAGTCCACCTATCACCACCAAAGAACATCGATCAGGTTTCCCCTGGTCAAAACGAGCATCCGGTCTGACCGGTCTGTTTGGTGATATAGCTCAGTTGGTTAGAGCACAGCATTCATAATGCTGGGGTCGGTGGTTCAAGTCCACCTATCACCACCAAGAATTTGCAGTATGAAGAACCCGCCCCTGCCCCGTGCAGCGGCGGGTTTTTTCATTTCCGCCATCAGCGCGCATGCGGCCTGCGCGCAACACTGTCCCCTCCTCATGCAATCGGGGATTGTGGCAAGCCGTCTCTGCCGCTTACAATGAGAATAATTCTCATTTATATTACTCATCCCCCATGTCCGCCATCCAGCCCAGCCTGCAACAGCAAGTGCACACGCTTTACAGCGAGCATCACGGCTGGCTGGTCGGCTGGCTGCGCAAGAAACTCAGCTGCCCGCATGGCGCGGCCGACGTGGCGCAAGACACCTTTTTACGCATCATCGCCTCGCGCGACGCCCTGTTCGGCATGCGCGAGCCGCGCGCCTACCTGTCGACGAC is part of the Janthinobacterium sp. 67 genome and harbors:
- a CDS encoding N-acetylmuramoyl-L-alanine amidase; this encodes MPSPSQIRPEPLISSPITRRTVLKAGGTLLLSVFAPMSAMAAQILAVRVWPAEDYTRVTLENDSILKATHFIVKDPERLVVDIEGLELNPTLKGLVAKIQSNDPYIKQVRVGQNRPNVVRLVFDLKEEVTPQLFTLPPAGSYNHRLIFDLYPVREPDLIAQMIEKGDWSSDPAKPPMADTHTPPPALPLPESGKPPVAVAPVTPVVPPVPDVRPEQRPEARPQPGQKVVRMITIALDPGHGGEDPGAMGSRGSREKDVVLAIAKRLKTKLELQPNMRVMLTRDADFFVPLGMRVEKARKVQADLFVSIHADAFIQPTARGSSVFVLSEKGATSTAARWLANKENQADLIGGVNVKNHDKQLASVLLDLSTTAQINDSMKLGKAVLREIGGINRLHKGSVEQAGFAVLKAPDIPSILIETAFISNPEEEAKLTDNGYQDQMADAIVTGIKNYFAKNPPLAKSRLT
- a CDS encoding D-hexose-6-phosphate mutarotase; this translates as MSESIFGQLPAVTIRAADGAQATVTLYGGHLVSWQTSDGQERLFCSSASSLDGSRAIRGGVPVIFPQFGARGTGMRHGFARVATWQLDSTGEADGAAWAQFVLTQADLPEAIAASWPWAFTLRLRVAVKAQALELDLSVHNTGEQAFPFSAALHTYFAIDDLSEARIKGLQRVRYSDETPQDALQAEEVLQFSDKLDRIYYQLPGALSLQSGGHTLRLEQQGFTDAVVWNPGAQDAAALPDLADGEQPRFICIEPALIQPDLLAAGAEWTGRQQLSFI
- a CDS encoding carbonic anhydrase → MASAKDAPAPASATASAPMSASARAAAMKTLTESVKGKEAKTPVVVAPTAREKEEAAEVDLSERIAARLAEMRATQAARAAARAKRAAVVKAAPPPPPPVPRGTHWSYEGDSGPANWSKINVDWGKCGNGNRQSPIDIRDGMKVELEQISFDYHPSSFNVVDNGHTVQVGVSGGNYITVQNRMFELQQFHFHRPSEERINGKAFEMVVHLVHRDAEGRQAVLALLLERGAPQATIQTVWNNLPLEKFETMQPTILLDPAEMLPARRDYYTYMGSMTEPPCSEGVLWMVMKQPVQASPAQMALFSRLYPLNARPIQPGNGRIIKESN
- a CDS encoding VTT domain-containing protein produces the protein MDFVQFLDMIVHVDKTLGLLIEQYGTLVYAVLFAIIFCETGLVVLFFFPGDTLLFIAGAFCATGQMHLGLLIALLVTAAVTGNTLNYWIGEAIGQRVFTHDYRWINKDAMRRTHEFFEKHGGKTIILARFVPVVRTFAPFVAGISDMTHTRFQMYNVTGALLWVVGLVTAGYFFGNIPWIRDHLTLIVLIGVGAAVVPVVLGGLWKLYKRMVGKSA
- a CDS encoding peptidylprolyl isomerase, which gives rise to MYRHPLSGLTMATVLGLAQLAAHAAPVQIKAPAELPAKATLADVIKASKPSDWRPLDPDNTLYLDIPAGRVVIELAPDFAPKHVANIKALVAEQYYDGLAITRAQDNWVAQWGDPNEKNPKPIQHAQRTLPGEFTVPLKNVKSFTRLPDADGYAPQVGHSNGFPSARDPKTGTAWLTHCYATVGVGRDSASDSGGGTELYAVIGQSPRHLDRDITVVGRVVSGMPLLSTLPRGTGPMGFYDSPENNVPIKAIRLAASVPPEQRANLEVMRTDSAAYQAVLEAQRHRGGPWSKVTAGHVDVCNAPIPVREVGK
- the mutL gene encoding DNA mismatch repair endonuclease MutL produces the protein MNAPITPHRPIQALPDQLISQIAAGEVVERPSAVVKELLENALDSGATQITVRLEEGGVKRIAITDNGRGIDKDQLPLALARHATSKIASLHDLENVGTLGFRGEALASIASVAAVTVTSRTMDAAHAWEIVGSHNGSVSPSSGAHGTTVDVQDLYFNTPARRKFLKSEQTEYGHCAEVVRRIALARPDVSFSLSHNGRTIDQWNISELAKRSAHILGNDFAEARLALDESAGSLRIHGFAGLPTASKARADGQFFYVNGRFVRDKLLVHAVRMAYQDVLHGDRFPSYVLALDLDPALVDVNVHPSKIEVRFRDSRSVHQFVFHAVQRALAQTSATAFGSVPAPLPAASSLSGDTAGAGLGGPGIWRREQTQTSFGAQFTNTFAPASPGAARPFFADAPGVAQDTAAYGALFGGGAGAANSPITQVEPYIASPEAMAREEYPLGFALAQLHGIYILAQNTKGLVLVDMHAAHERILYEQLKNALQAQVSGQDMQVQSLLIPVTFYADAIEVSTANENQETLKALGFDIAALSPTTLAVRSVPTLLKNADAQTLARDVLRDVREYGGSRVLIERQNELLGTLACHTAVRANRILSIQEMNALLRQMESTERADQCNHGRPTWVQVEINALDKLFLRGQ
- the miaA gene encoding tRNA (adenosine(37)-N6)-dimethylallyltransferase MiaA, which codes for MTNTPHLPLAVAIMGPTASGKTASALAIAQAIPSEIISVDSALVYRGMDIGTAKPSKEELAAVPHHLIDIIDPLDAYSVAQFRNDTLRLVSEISARGKLPLLVGGTMLYFKGLADGLDDLPGADPALRAQLEEDAAAIGWPAMHARLAQQDPVTAARLAPQDAQRIGRALEIIALSGQPMSALLARREKTVLPFRLQSFALEPSDRAVLHARIATRFDLMLKDDALLDEVDGLRRRGDLHPGLPSMRCVGYRQAWDYLDGRIDRAALRETGIIATRQLAKRQLTWLRAMPERIVIDCLGPDPASSMLAQIVPLLK